A genomic region of Bosea sp. 124 contains the following coding sequences:
- a CDS encoding SprT family zinc-dependent metalloprotease, translated as MRLSLFKRKPDPERIEVPHGGMLYPVAVKRRASARRMTLRVSQATGEITLTLPERADFSAGRLFAENHGGWIAARVAKRPLSVPFEAGETVPFRGKPHRIVHWSKARGLTHATQDQDGAPILAVAGESAHVARRIKDFLRRAALEDLEEAVRRHTAALGMPARKITIRDTTSRWGSCSSQGHLNFSWRLILAPPLVLDYLAAHEVAHLKEMNHSHRFWALTHRLCPRTEEAEAWLKRHGASLHAYG; from the coding sequence ATGCGGCTCTCCCTGTTCAAGCGCAAGCCCGATCCCGAGCGGATCGAGGTGCCCCATGGCGGCATGCTCTACCCCGTGGCGGTCAAGCGGCGGGCGAGCGCGCGCCGGATGACGCTGCGTGTCTCGCAGGCCACGGGCGAGATCACCCTGACCCTGCCGGAGCGCGCCGATTTCAGCGCAGGCCGGCTTTTCGCCGAGAACCATGGCGGCTGGATCGCCGCGCGCGTGGCGAAGCGCCCGCTTTCGGTGCCGTTCGAGGCCGGCGAAACGGTGCCGTTCCGGGGCAAGCCGCACCGCATCGTGCACTGGTCGAAGGCGCGCGGCCTGACCCATGCCACGCAGGATCAGGACGGCGCGCCGATCCTCGCGGTCGCCGGCGAGAGTGCCCATGTCGCGCGCCGGATCAAGGATTTCCTGCGCCGTGCCGCGCTGGAGGATCTCGAGGAGGCGGTGCGCCGGCACACGGCCGCGCTCGGCATGCCCGCCCGCAAGATCACGATCCGCGACACCACCAGCCGCTGGGGTTCCTGCTCATCGCAGGGACACCTCAACTTCTCCTGGCGGCTGATCCTGGCTCCGCCGCTGGTGCTGGACTATCTCGCCGCCCATGAGGTCGCCCATCTCAAGGAGATGAACCATTCGCATCGCTTCTGGGCGCTGACCCACAGGCTCTGCCCGCGCACGGAGGAGGCCGAGGCCTGGCTCAAGCGCCATGGCGCGAGCTTGCACGCCTACGGTTGA
- a CDS encoding hydroxyethylthiazole kinase yields the protein MNDQLDAAMVASILARVAERRPRIHCLTNTVAQNVTANMLLAFGAVPSMASHPDEVAAVAAGAGAILINLGTINLEGERAVPKLLEVARAQAKPLVLDPVFVELSPLRLRLAEEALRLPGIVVRGNITEMQALAPLLAAAPGATRVTTGAIDRIEAPGGSLEIGHGHALMAKVTGLGCASSALVAACCAVEDNPLLAAGAALTAYGIAGEIAAERSNGPGSFAMHLVDALANLDAATLQARIG from the coding sequence ATGAATGACCAGCTCGACGCCGCCATGGTGGCGTCGATCCTCGCGCGGGTGGCAGAGCGCCGCCCGCGCATCCACTGCCTCACCAACACGGTGGCGCAGAACGTCACCGCCAATATGCTGCTCGCCTTCGGGGCCGTTCCCTCGATGGCGAGCCATCCCGACGAGGTCGCAGCCGTCGCGGCCGGCGCCGGCGCAATCCTGATCAATCTCGGCACGATCAACCTGGAGGGCGAGCGCGCCGTGCCGAAGCTGCTGGAGGTTGCGCGCGCGCAGGCCAAGCCGCTGGTGCTCGACCCCGTCTTCGTCGAACTCTCGCCGCTGCGCCTGAGGCTGGCCGAGGAAGCCCTGCGCCTGCCCGGCATCGTCGTGCGCGGCAACATCACCGAGATGCAGGCGCTGGCACCGCTGCTCGCCGCGGCTCCCGGCGCGACCCGCGTCACCACCGGCGCGATCGACCGGATCGAGGCGCCGGGCGGGTCGCTGGAGATCGGTCATGGCCATGCGCTGATGGCGAAGGTCACCGGACTGGGTTGCGCCTCCAGCGCACTCGTCGCCGCCTGCTGCGCCGTCGAGGACAATCCGCTGCTGGCAGCGGGAGCGGCGCTGACGGCCTATGGCATCGCTGGCGAGATCGCGGCCGAGCGCAGCAATGGCCCGGGCAGCTTCGCGATGCATCTCGTCGATGCGCTGGCGAACCTCGACGCGGCGACGCTGCAGGCCCGGATTGGCTGA
- the thiC gene encoding phosphomethylpyrimidine synthase ThiC, with protein MNTHITPPKRSAEAARKFGAPTGVTTGPIIGSRKIYVPTPEDASIQVPFREVQLTTDTEPAVRIYDPSGPFTETDAAVDLNAGLPQIRRDWLSRRGFETVPGRAVTAADNGNISPDQMVPACPAERPVLTARNGQMATQYEFARAGIVTPEMIYVAHRENLGRAAMLEGARERHADGESFGASVPDFVTPEFVRSEIARGRAIIPANINHPELEPMAIGRNFLVKINANIGNSAVTSGAAEEVEKLVWAIRWGADTVMDLSTGRNIHNIRSWILRNSPVPIGTVPIYQALEKVGGDPVKLDWEVFKDTLIEQAEQGVDYFTIHAGVRLPYVPLTASRVTGIVSRGGSIMARWCLAHHKESFLYERFDEICEIMRKYDVSFSLGDGLRPGSIADANDRAQFAELETLGELTTIAWEKGCQVMIEGPGHVPMHKIKENMDKQLRECGEAPFYTLGPLTTDIAPGYDHITSGIGAAMIGWYGCAMLCYVTPKEHLGLPNRDDVKTGVITYRIAAHAADLAKGHPAAKIRDDAVSRARFDFRWEDQFNLALDPDTARSYHDETLPKDAHKVAHFCSMCGPKFCSMKITQDLRAEVLAMSDNERASLEAMASEGMAAKSQEFLDKGGSLYLPAAQ; from the coding sequence ATGAACACCCATATCACCCCACCGAAACGCAGTGCCGAAGCCGCCCGCAAGTTCGGCGCGCCGACCGGCGTTACCACCGGGCCAATCATCGGCTCGCGCAAAATCTACGTGCCGACACCCGAGGACGCCTCGATCCAGGTGCCGTTTCGCGAGGTGCAGCTCACCACCGACACCGAACCGGCCGTGCGCATCTACGATCCCTCGGGTCCCTTCACCGAGACGGATGCGGCGGTCGACCTGAATGCCGGCCTGCCCCAGATCAGGCGCGACTGGCTCAGCCGTCGAGGCTTCGAGACCGTGCCGGGCCGCGCGGTGACGGCGGCCGACAACGGCAACATCTCGCCGGACCAGATGGTCCCGGCATGCCCGGCTGAGCGCCCGGTGCTGACCGCGCGCAATGGCCAGATGGCGACGCAGTACGAATTCGCCAGGGCCGGCATCGTCACGCCCGAGATGATCTATGTCGCGCATCGCGAGAACCTTGGTCGCGCCGCGATGCTGGAGGGTGCCCGCGAGCGCCATGCCGACGGCGAGAGCTTCGGTGCCAGCGTGCCGGACTTCGTGACACCCGAATTCGTCCGCTCGGAGATCGCGCGCGGGCGGGCCATCATCCCGGCCAACATCAACCATCCCGAGCTGGAGCCGATGGCGATCGGCCGCAACTTCCTGGTCAAGATCAACGCCAATATCGGCAATTCGGCCGTGACATCGGGCGCGGCCGAAGAGGTCGAGAAGCTGGTCTGGGCGATCCGCTGGGGCGCCGACACCGTCATGGACCTCTCGACCGGCCGCAACATCCACAACATCCGCTCCTGGATTCTGCGCAACTCGCCGGTGCCGATCGGCACCGTGCCGATCTATCAGGCGCTGGAAAAGGTCGGTGGCGATCCTGTGAAGCTCGACTGGGAGGTGTTCAAGGACACGCTGATCGAACAGGCCGAGCAGGGCGTCGACTATTTCACCATCCATGCCGGCGTCAGGCTGCCTTACGTTCCGCTCACCGCTTCGCGCGTGACCGGCATCGTCTCGCGCGGCGGCTCGATCATGGCGCGCTGGTGCCTGGCTCATCACAAGGAGAGCTTCCTCTACGAGCGCTTCGACGAGATCTGCGAGATCATGCGGAAATACGACGTCTCGTTCTCGCTCGGCGACGGTCTGCGTCCGGGCTCGATCGCCGATGCCAATGATCGCGCCCAGTTCGCCGAGCTGGAGACCTTGGGGGAGCTCACCACCATCGCCTGGGAAAAAGGCTGCCAGGTCATGATCGAGGGCCCCGGCCATGTGCCGATGCACAAGATCAAGGAGAACATGGACAAGCAGCTCCGCGAATGCGGCGAGGCGCCGTTCTACACGCTCGGACCGCTGACGACCGACATCGCGCCGGGCTACGACCACATCACCTCCGGCATCGGGGCGGCGATGATCGGCTGGTATGGCTGCGCCATGCTCTGCTACGTCACGCCGAAGGAGCATCTCGGCCTGCCGAACCGCGACGACGTCAAGACCGGCGTCATCACCTACCGCATCGCGGCGCATGCCGCCGACCTCGCCAAGGGCCATCCGGCGGCGAAGATCAGGGACGACGCGGTCTCCCGCGCGCGCTTCGATTTCCGTTGGGAGGACCAGTTCAACCTGGCGCTCGACCCCGACACGGCGCGCAGCTACCACGACGAAACCCTCCCGAAGGACGCCCATAAGGTCGCGCATTTCTGCTCGATGTGCGGGCCGAAATTCTGCTCGATGAAGATCACGCAGGATCTGCGGGCCGAGGTATTGGCGATGAGCGACAACGAGCGCGCCAGTCTCGAAGCGATGGCATCCGAAGGCATGGCGGCCAAGTCGCAGGAATTCCTCGACAAGGGCGGCAGCCTCTATCTACCTGCCGCGCAATGA